From the genome of Anopheles funestus chromosome 2RL, idAnoFuneDA-416_04, whole genome shotgun sequence:
TGTGCCACTACTCACCGATTGACGGAATATTGAGACAAAGCGATTGGGACAGCTTGAGGTAAGTTCTGCCAAGTTCGTAGCAACAAATCTGCAGCACATCGCTTATGTCGATCAGTAAatctacaaacaaacaaaaaaccattcttAACATCCGTTCACCTGAAGCCGGATTAGAAACCAGCACCACTTACGAGATGTTCCTTCCGTGCGGCACGTGATGTACACGCAGGCCGCATAAATGTGCGAATTTCGCCGGCCACGGGTCAGATTGCGCATCAGGGCCATCTTGAAGAAGTTACAGGCTGTTTCAATGCAGTGGTTATTCAACCGCAGCTGACTGCACAGCAGGGTAATGCCTTGGCGAGCTTTCCTTAGCGTAACCTCGCGCGATTCCGTGCCAGTACCGACGTGAAACTTTCCGTACGCGGTAGCACCACCGCGCGAATCGGACGCAACAAACTGGCCGACGGCGCTGGCTGCTCCATGTGCATTTTCCTCGAATTGGATCTCCGATACGATGATGTTGTCTTCCAGCACCGATCCACAGTTCGTACACACGGCATCGCCCCGTGCATTGTCGACCTCGATATCGGCACTTCCACAATTGTTACACTTTCGCCCGGAAGACATTCTATCGGCGCTACGCAAGCTACCGGCAAATCTGTATTATGCTGGGTTTTTACTATTCACTAAATATTTGTGGCACTTCACGAGTAGAACGGTTTCCAGTATTAACCAAAAAACTGCTACAAAACTACtgtcatttgttttattagcgGCAGAGAAAGAGACGGCAGTATGGAAAACCGTAAACACTGCCTACTTGTAAACAAACTGCTGTCATTGGGACAATTTTGAATTGCCCGTTACCTCTGGTTCGTGGGTAGCATTACGTGCACTGCAATTGCACTTTACATTATTTGTTATCACAATCGATTGCACCTCATACATACATGAACCTTATTCAGTTTATCCTGCATACGATATTTCCGGACATTACGAATTTCAATGAAcatgaattaattttctttcgcaTGTATTTATTCATTAACACCCAGAATGCGACTACATAGATGTGGAAAATGTTGTGTTTACTTGATCAACCCGGATGTACACAGATGTAATAAGATATAATATTCCATTTAATGTGCTTTCAATTTGAAAGAAGCAACCGTCACTAGGATAGAAAGATGGCGACCAGCGTTCTTCAATTCTCTGCCGTTCTTCTTCCCCATCTACGTGTGTGTGGCCGTCTGTCTTGAGTTATTATGTAgtaaaatcgattaaaaatattttacgggATGATCTGCCATGTTGCTGTGCGGGATGTTACTGCCAGTCAAAAGTCCCACATTAAATCTTATTGAACGCAGCGATGTCCACGCTCTGCACGTAATCCTCAATCTTCTCGATCTCTTCCTGCAGCCAGTCGACGGAAATCTTATCATCCTCAATCACGCACGACATCTGCAGCTTGTGAATGCCGTACGCCAACGGTACGAGCTTGGCCGCACCGAGCAACAATCCATCGGCGTTGATTTTTCGCACCTCCTGCTCCATCACCTTCATGTCGGTCTCATCATCCCACGGCTTAATATCGAGGATCACGTTCGATTTCGCAATCAGTGCCGGTTTCTTCGACTTTTTCGCCGCGTATTCGGCCAGACGCTTTTCGCGCAGCTCGGCTGCTGCCTTATCCTCGTCCTCGTCCTCCGATCCAAACAAATcgacatcatcgtcatcgtcttcTGCTTCGACCTTCTTGGCAGGGGCGGCAGTCTTGGGCGCAGCAGCTGGTTTACCAGCAGCCGCCGGTTTGCCGCTGCCTGATTCAAGCGATCGGACACGCTCGTGCAAATCAATGACAAGATTGTTCAGTCCGTCGATAATCGAGCGCAGCTTTTCGTTTTCCTTCTCCACCGAGGACAAACGATCCAGCAACTCGGCTCCGGGGCTAGCTGCCAATGCGGCAATACCATCCATCTGAACCAACACGGTGGGGGGAAGagtaagaaaaatgaaagattTTATTACCGAATGAAAGGTAAATCCACCAACGACCGTACACTCGGAACAAAACTTACCCGCTCGAGCGAATTTTTGATGTGTTGCCTGGCTTTCGATATTTCCGAAGCCAAAGTGCACTGAGATGGAACGGAGTTGATCTGGAAGACAATAAGAAAATCCTTATGAGTACAATGAAGCTTCAGAGGAATTCGCGAAAAAGAACCAAGcgtgaaaattaaacaacggtgctgaaaaacaaaccatttcagTGCTAGctatttactaaaaaaaactcaaaacttTCCACCACGATTGGTCAGCGAACGGGATGGAATGAGATTCCAAAAATGAAGCTTTAATGTTCCATTTTAACTAGCCGTATGAAttaattacacacacacaagaccGGAACATTAAAATCCATCCGTTGTTTATATTCAACTCGAAGGATTATGAACCACGCCAggaaatataatatttacaaaaaagtaaGATTGTACTACAAgaccaaagaaaaagaacagaaaatcCGGAACGGAAACAAGCATAACTAGAACCAAAGCTCAACTGGCCAGCCACAGAAAGAGCCAATAACGCAACCAGCACAAAAACTCGGCAGGGCTTAGTATGGCCgatagaagaaaacaaaacaacgtcCACACACGCCAGAACCACCTTGTTCAGTTCCTCCGTTATGTTATCGCATAGCTTGTGCGCcaaattttccttctccttcaGATTTTTGGCATTCTGCTGCTGCACGGCAACGTTCTCTTGATACTTGTTATCATTATCCTGTACGGTCGAGGCATCTTCCTGTCCCTTGGATTTCTTCGATTTCttcgattttttctttgccGGTTCCTTATGCACCTCGGCTTGTTCAACGACCGGAGGCTGTGGTTTAGGCTCGGGTACATCATCTACCAAAGCCGTAGCCGTGTTACCACTGTTAACCGACTTTTCGGAAGACTCGGTATCAGTCGGGGTACTATCTTTCTTGCCcttgtttcgcttctttttgtCCTTCTTCGTTTTCGGTGCATCACCAGCCGATGGTGGTGGCGAAGATTCGACTGATGCGGCATCCATCTTTCTTGACTGcccttgctgctgctgctgttgctgctgctgtgacgCTGATTGTTGAGAAGCGGcagcgtttcctttttttggctgtTCTATTTTCGGTCCGGCCGCCACTCCATCGTGCGACTCCATCTTCCCCGCAACGGAAAGCTTGCATACAATTTGGGGTGAGGGTTAGTGTGAAATATTGaacaagaaacaagaaaaaaaaggtcgcCTCGTAACGGCCACGTTTGTTACCGAGTATTATCGGGTACGTATCTCTTCAGCACTAGCAACGTTATCACAGCAGCAGAAATTGCACACTCGTCCGTTCAGGTTTACCTACCTTCGCCATGTACTCGTAGTACGTCTTTTCAGCTGCGTTCATCGTGGATTTCTCCTGCCACAGTTTCTCGTGTGCCATTGCTGCAGCAGCCATTTTGCGCCTTTATTAATAGTCTCTGTAGGAAAAGAAGCCCACAATTAACAATGGATACTTCCATGCTGCCTCACAAGCAGCTTGTCGGCGTAGAAACAATTCCCCTTCTCGGTGGCATTTCTGACCTTCTCGTTGGTCATCGTGATGGCAACGTGCCTGATTTTCTTGCGGCTTACCGCTTTCTAACCACACATTCGCCTCCCACACGCAATTGCACAATGCAATTTTATTGCAGAATGCAGTTCAATAGAGTAGATTACTTACCTTGTACGGAGCGACGAAGAAAATCTTATTCACAATAGAACAAGAATCGCTGCAACGACTATAGTGCGAAgcgcaaaaagggaaaaatcaaTAAGTTCCACACCGAAGGCGAGTGCCGGAGCTcgatttttttggatttcGACACGCGTTATTTTTGCTGACAGTACCGCGGGGACGTCTGTCACGGTGACAGCTGTTCGAAGAGGAAAAGATTCCCGATTATCCGTGCCatttgttgtgatttttcACTACTTTTGCTGTTAATCTCTTAAAATCGTTTACCTTTGCTGTAGAATAATTCAATTAAGTTCTCAAGTGCATCAAATAGCTATCATCAGTCATTTGAAAGGATAATAAGGATATCAAATCagttaaatttatgttaacAATGCAAAAACCCGATCCTGGCAGCACTGCACGTGTCTGTTGTCAAAACTTGAATCCAAACAGCTGTTTGGTTTTTCGAAAAGCTGACGATAAACAGTGCGGGAGGACGCTAGGTCGGTGAATATAATCATGTTTAACGCATTAAAAGACCAAGCGTTACAAATCGATACGAAGATAAAAACTCTGCGCAAACAGTGCACCACATTCGCGATTGGTTACGTCGAAAAGGACGAATCGAAACAGTATCCGGTGCGGAAAGCGATAACGACCGCGAGAAACGAATTGCGCGATTGTACGACCGACTGTGACAGTTTGGTAACACAAACAGAGACACTTTTCTCGCTGTTGACAGTGGCCGATAAAGCGGCCGACGAAATATATAGCGCTGTTATCAAACTGTACCAAGAGCAAGGTGTAAAGGTGCCCCCGATTGAGCTAGAGTCTATCCCGATAGGTTTTCCCATCCATCTTCTGCCTGTCCCAGAATCGGAAGCCGCAAACCAAACGCCAGAAGGGCCAGAAGTGAAAGAAGACGAACGTGAACAGGAAAATAGCGAAAGTGAACCCGAGTGTGATTCCGACGGGTTCGCATCGGAAATCTTCATTACAAGACCGCCCGGCGAGGGAGGGCTTGAACCGGAGACGCCGATGATAAAGAGTAGAAAAAGGTTATTTTAATCGTCAAGCATTCAGCTTAGTAGCTAGTTTACGACCAGATTATCGTACCTTTATCATGGCGACCATACCAGCGGTGACTAGAATATCTTCACGGTTGATTCGAATTCTGGGCTGTAATCCCAGCCCGATGACGCTGCAAGGTACGAACACGTATCTCATCGGTAGTGGCAGAAGGTAATTGCGCTGCACATGTCGTATGCTGTGTGTCATTCTCTTATCTCACCAAAAATTGGCTTTTGCAGACGAATACTTTTAGACACGGGAGATGCGAACGTTAAAGAGTACATTGGCCATTTGCGGAAAGTGTTGATCGATGAAAGGGTGCTCATTAACGATATAATTATTTCACACTGGCACCATGATCACGTCGGTGGAGTGGATGACATACTGGAAGTAATCGACAATAAAGGTACTGCAGATGAAGATTCCTTTCTGACCGCACCGCTAACGCTTTTAATATTGTAGATACATGCAACGTGTGGAAATTTCCCCGAACGGACGCTCCAGAACCGGAAGTACGTAACGCTACACTGAAGGAACTAAAAGATGGACAAATATTCGCAACCGAAGGAGCAACGCTGAAGGTAATCTATACGCCAGGACACACGACGGATCATGTGGTGCTGGTGTTGCAGGAAGATAACGCACTGTTCAGTGCCGATTGTATCCTCGGGGAAGGTACAACCGTTTTCGAAGATCTGTATCTGTACATGAAAAGTTTAGAAACGATTTTGAATGCCAAACCTACGGTTATCTATCCGGGGCATGGTAATATCATCGATGTAAGTTACCAATATGTTAAATCATATGCTAGAGAATAAGTGTGATATACGTTTTTCTTCGTAGGACCCAACAGAACGAGTAACGGAATACATTCATCATCGGAATCATCGCGAGAAACAAATCTTTGCCGTGTTCGAGGAGAACCCGAACAACCAGTACAACGAGATGGATATTGTCCGCACGGTTTACAAGGAAACGCCCGAACAGCTTTGGGCTGCTGCAGCATACAATGTGAATCATCACCTGAAAAAGCTAACCGTTGAGGGTAAATTGCTCGAATGCGTTAACAGTGAGGGAGGTAACAGCTGGAAGTATGTCCAGCCCGCTTCCCTGTGAGCTTTCCTGTATCGTTTGCCATAGTACGATGGTTGTGTGGGCAATAAACTAGCTGCGGTAGCGGATTTTTTCGTTAGCATATGTTAACAATTTCATCCTTTTTATAGCGTGCTTGCATgcgtgtttttggttgttgaagGTAtaaatgtagtttttttttctctttatttccattttcgtaATATAGTACGTTAACTTAACTCTTGCCTAACGTTGGGGTTACCGTGCAAAGTACAACTCTGCAGTAAATACAGCATATCAGTAGGGAGGCGTGAGGGAACAAAAAGGATTATATCTGGAGCAAAAGGTCTAAACACCACGCTCAGCAGGGCGGAGGAGTGGACCGATTGGGCTTTGAAAAACGTTTGCTACAAATCGCAAAACGTCTTCACAGTAATGGAAGCGGTTGTTCTCTAACGCAGAACGGCAGAATATGGAAAGAAACGATAGTCGTTGCGGTGTTGTTATTGCACAGTGCAGCAGCAGGATCGCCCTTCCAGCTCACTCCGAAGATGATCTTCCACCGTAACCGTCGGCAGTTGCTGCTGATCCTGCCGGTAGGACGATTCAATTTTTGGCCCCATTCCGGACGGATTCGATTTCCTCCTTGATGAGTTCGATCTTTTCGGCGTAGGTTTTCTGGATTTCCTGCAATTTGACGAAGAAGAATCCTTTGAATGAAAGTTTGTTCAGAAGATGGACATTAGAAAACCGTGAATCAATGGTACGAAAAGGATAATGAAACGTGGGGCAAAcgtaaaagcaaacacaaatacacgtcacacacacacacacatacaaaagaCGCGCACATTTACATTACAATTTGTACAACCAAAGGACAAAATactgtttttggggtttttaagaagaaaattcttaaatcaATGTCTTTTCTGTATCGTTTGTGTAAAACGGTTTGTGATCTTTACCACGGTTTTAAGGATCATGTGGGTATCGAGAGTGATCATGgttgatgtgtgtgtgaatgtgtttgaACACAGAACACAACGGCACATGGAGAAGGATAATTATGATGATGGTGGGTTTTGCAGtgaaccggatgcggaactTATGAAGAAGGCGCATTTTATGAACAGCACATTACCtcactcttctttttttttcgtatatggagtgttgttgttgttgttgttattatttcgtAAAATGTACAAGAAACCCAATATTAAGAACTTAAGCGAATAGTGGTGCATAAGAATGATTTAGTAGTAGCACAGTAGTAGTGAGACAGAGAGATAGCGAGACAACTCCGTTGACACAATTTTGAGGgtcttatatatttttttttggctgtgaATCATTTCTTTGTATGTGCAGTTTTTTTCAAGCATGGAAAATCAATCCCAGCTCGATCCGCCGTTTTCTGAAAGTGTGAGAAAAAGATAGAAAGATATTACATTGAGTGCACACAACGGAAACGAAACGCCCACGATGATCCTAGAAGCGGTTTCCgatcttgttttgttgctgtactGTCGCTTGATCAGTGTTTTCGCAGGTTCATCCACCAGCACTAGAACGGGCAGGACGGGTGTTACGTGTTACAGGTAGAATTGTGTaagcaatttatatttttgaatacCAAAAAGTGGGACAAATGTTGCTTCTCCATCACCCATCATGGTTGGTGGTCTCTACCACGTGTTTAGCGCATTTAGTCACGTGTTCcagaatagttttttttaaatcttagtAAAGGAATGTTAAACTTAAACAGGCGCTTTAGAGCAATGGAACATACATATGATATTAATGGcacattttatacaatttttggTGGGAATCATGTACCGGATAGTTGGTTGTAAAATAGCTAAATCCTTTTGGAAATTTTACAgattattgtaacaaatattttgacaCAAAGTTTCTTAAGATGAATGTACAAACAACTTTACCaatgattcttttcttctctgcAGCAAATCCAACATACGAATATAAGAAAATATGGTTCGTTAGTTCAAAATAAAGCTGACGCAGATTTCGGCAAACTGCCAGAATGACCGCGAATTGGATCGCAATATGGTGCATATATTTTTGTGACACACTCTAACATTGCATCTGAAGGAATTTCCCCATATTAATGGCGCAAGGCGCACGCGTCAGTAAGTGGTTACTGTTGCGATCAGTAGGTAGAAATGGTAGtgctagtagtagtagtagtggtagtagtggtagtagtatcGATACTAACGGTAATAGAGTGCATTGCGTGGCGTGAAGGGAAGTATGGGAAACCCGccaaagaaaagagaaagaaaaaaaaacagcagtgCAGCAGAGCACAGATATGCAGGTGTTACGCGGCCATCCCCCGTAAAAGCATCTACCTCCTACAGCGACGGTAAATGTATCGCCTGCTATCCGGCAGACCGAACTAACCTTGAACAGTTCGAGCTGTGTCGTGTACTCGTCCCGCAGATCGTTGTACATCTTTTGCGAGACGGCCAGCTTCTTCTCGAGCAGTGTCTGCCGTTCCCGTTCCGCCTTCATCTTGCTGTCGATGTTTTCGAACCGCGTCTGCAACTGTTCGTGCTCCATGTTCCGGATGTTCAGCATGTCCTTCGTTACCGCCACCACCTCCTTGATGTTTTCGATCTGGTTCTGCAGCGCCTTTATCTGCATGTCCTGCGTCTTGACCGTCTTCGTGCGCTCGAACAGTAGCTCCTTCGCCTTGTTCATGACCTCCTCGTGCTTTTCCTTCAGCTTCTTGATCTCGTTCGGGTCCGCCTTGCTGCTGCCCGAGTGCGCAATCAACTCACCCTCGAGCTGGCTCACCTTCGACTTCAGGATGTCGTTCTCGAGCATCTTCTTCTTCAGCTCACTTTCCAGATCCTCTATCCGTTCGTTCGAGTTCTTGGTCGGCGACAGTTCGCACTCCAGCTGCGTTACCTTCGCGCGCAGTATATCGCTCTCGATCGTACGCTTCTTTAGCTCGTTCTCCAGCTCACTGATGCGATCGGTCGATTCCTGCGTGGTCGTCGGTTCATCCTCCGCCTGGTTTAGCTTCGATTTCAGTATATCGTTCTGGATCTTAAGATTGCGGATCTCCTTCTGCAGCTCCTCGATCTTGTCGTTCGCCGGACTGTCCGCCAACGGTACGCGCTCCAGCTGCTCCACCTTCGATCGCAGGATATCATTCTCaatgttctttttcttcagcTCCTGCTCGAGCGTTTCGATCTTGTAGCTGCTAGCGCCACTGTGCACCTGTTTGCTCTCCAGCTCGGTCAGCTTCGATCGCAGTATCTGGCTCTCGGTGGTGCTTTTCTTCAGCCCCTTGCGTAGCTCCTCGATCTGCTCACTGTTCGAGTCCTGCGTTGCGGTCGATTCCTTCTCAAACATTTGCATCTTCGCCCGCAACATGTTACCCTCGGTGGTGCTTTTCTTCAGGCCCTTCTCCAACTCCTCGATGCGCTCGGTCGATTCTTCGTCTTCGCGCGTCGCTGCATCACTCTCGAGCTGGCTCACCTTCGCGCGCAGTATGTCCGCCTCGATCTGATACTTCCTGACCTGCTTCTCCAGATCGCGCATCCGTTCGTTCGCTTCCTGTGCGTTGGAGGGTGTGTTTTCAAACTGCTTCAACTTCGAACGCAGTATATCACTCTCgatgttcttcttcttgagcTCGCGCTCCAGCTCACCGTTCCGTTCGGACGCTTCCGAATCGCCTTCCAGCTCCTTAACCTTCTCGCGCAGCACCACACTCTCGGTACGCTGTAGACCACGCACCAACTCATCGATCTTCTCCTGCGCTTCCGGTGTCTGTGGTTCACTTTCGACCTCGGTCAGCTTGCCTCGCAGTATACCGTTCTCAATGATGCGCTTCTTCAGCTCCTTTTCGAGCTGCTTCACGCGCTCCGTTAAGTCCTGCGAGACTTGCGGATTTGTTTCGGCCTGTGACAGCTTCGAACGCAGTATGTCCAGCTCCATCGTCTTGCGCTTGAGCTCCTTTTCAAGGTTTTCAATCTTTTCATTTGAGGCCGCATTGTTCGACGGGACCTGTTCGAGTTTTCCAACCTTCGCGCGCAGTATATCACACTCgatcgttttcttcttcagatCCTTATCGAGATTGCTTTTCTTATCCTTTAAATCTTCCACCTCCGTTTCGAGCCGATTGATTTTGCTTAGGAAATCCTTCTCCAACCACGCATCGAAGTTACTCATATCGTCCAGGTCCGACATTTTGGCTGCCTTTGATTCGGAACTGCAAAACTTAACGCGGATACGCGTAACCGGCGTTTCGGTTCAGACCGCTTTCAAcgcctacacacacacacacgcacacgcacacacttgtTGTTCGCGGCGTCGCGCACTCGTGGTTCGCGGCCGGACACCGATGCGACACGAAAGCACTAGAATTAACGCAGCACTCAAGAGTTTCAAAATGCTACGATTAATTATACCACGCTCGAAACCGTTCCGTCCCGGTCCACCGTTTGCTGAGGTAGCAGCGGCGTGGCGTAGCGAAATTCCTTTGCGACCACTCACCACGCTGCCACGCAACGAGATTGGCGAGAATCCTCGAGACCGAAAATTCCTTCCTGCTGTGTACGGTTCACTTCGGTTACGTTCGAGACATGCGAATGAGAggatcggattttttttctgctcgttATGAATGATCCTCCTTTTGGTGTACTTTGCACTTTGATCGCATACGATTTCAACCAGATTTGAACTTGTTCTGGTGTGATCGTTCGTTACTCCAGCGCAAAGAAAAACCGGATGATTTTTCACCTTTAACCTCAATTCACAAGCACCACGGGACACGTTCGCTACGTTGCTTAGGAACGTCCAACTAAACCGACAAACATCCGCCAACTGATCCGATCTCGTCGAATCTCGCCAACCCGTCGGTCGCCAGCATTACAAACCGCACGATCGTACGCGCCTGCGTATCTGCCACATGCGTACCACAGCGTACCATTTCGCACCTAAGCGATCGCTTTCCAAAAGGGGTGCAGAATGCGGGTGTGGTAGTACAAGGAAAGGGAGTAAAAACACTGCCGAGAGCCATTTCCCCTCCTTCAAAGCCCCCAGAACCATACCAGCCGATTGAGAAATGTACGCGGCGAGAATGCTCAATAAATTTGCTCCCCGAAATGAAAATCTATTTTTGCCACTGGCCGACATCACTGGCTGTTGACTTGGTGGCAGTTCGACAATTTGCCGGTTGTTTCACGGCACCGggtacacacacacctttTCCGGGACGGCATTCATCTTCCCGGCTTGGGCCGGAGCCATCGTACGCGGGCCGATTGCGCTTTGCTCACCGTACGCAAACGTCCGGTGAGGATCAATGAAGATCATCCGATAACTACAATAATGGTACGCTTCCTTGTTAATCCTGTCGCTGTGGTTGGAACGAACTCCGACATTAACCTGTTAGCGGTTTTATCATTCGAACTGCATTCAACCCATTTCCAGTAGTATGATGATGTGAAACCTTTCAACGAAATGCATTTAGCTGCATCCGAATGGCAATGAATTGCTTATTTTATTCCCTTCATTCTTCGTTGCATTCGGACCGGGTGATCGCGGGAACAACCTGTAGATGCGGTGCGATCGCCAAGCCTTTTTGGTTGGTAACGAATTGCACCACCACTCGGTATCAATGCATTTTCTAACGATGCCTCAGGAATCCGATGTTCCGACTCTGGGAGTCTACGACTTTACCGTGACAATACCACGAACGCGTTCCGCTCAGTTATCCCGACTAGGTGTATTGTAGTgcacaaccaaaaacccaccgtTTGAGTATCGCTGGCGCACAGTTATTTATAGGAAACGCACCATCCACCTTCTGGGGTTTTTTGGATGATTCGCTCCTGTTGGACGTGGTCGTGTCgtaagagaaacaaaacgtgAAATCCGGAGCAAACCGTACGGGATTTCTACATACCCTCCTGTCGTCGATAGCTTCTCACGTTCGACGGGTCGTTTTCGTCGCATTCGACTAGTAGAGTTTCATTAACAGGAAAAGAAGGTTTAAAAGCATATGCGAGAGTCGCGTTTATGAACGCGTTTGGCGCTACTGCTATCACGTGCTTTGCTGCCCTGCAATGGAGGTAACGTTTTATTTCGCCATTTCTGATTTCAAATTCGAATGGTATGATCGTACTGGAGAATAATATTAAACAGACCGTAAAATGGTATCCTCACGCTGTAACACGCTTACTCTAGCCATGATGAATACACTATTCCACGCTACTGGAATGCAACATCTCCACTGGCCATCCATCATGCAGGATGTCCCTCACTAATCCACCAGCAAATGCTTGTAAACAATCGATCATCAGCTTTTGGGGGGTAATGATCATGCTGTACTCGTTGAAATGGCCAAATGGCCGTTATATCCTACGCTCATCATCGTTTGCTTCAACCCTATTGATCACAGAGTTATGTCGTTTCCGGGTCAAGAATCTTGAGCAGATTTTCCCCCAttccaaagaaaacaaatcctaCACGATAGCGCTCATCCTGCTGCACTGTACACGGGATCGAGACAGTTTTAGTGGTCGTTCAAAGGGCATGTCTCCGCTAGAGCGGGCGGATTCGTTAAATAGGGCAGTGGTGCAGTAGGTAAAAATAACATCGATTGTAGGTGGACCGATGCGGTCGTCTGTACGGTTATAAACAACTTCAACTGCGTGC
Proteins encoded in this window:
- the LOC125765317 gene encoding probable elongation factor 1-delta isoform X1, translated to MAAAAMAHEKLWQEKSTMNAAEKTYYEYMAKLSVAGKMESHDGVAAGPKIEQPKKGNAAASQQSASQQQQQQQQQGQSRKMDAASVESSPPPSAGDAPKTKKDKKKRNKGKKDSTPTDTESSEKSVNSGNTATALVDDVPEPKPQPPVVEQAEVHKEPAKKKSKKSKKSKGQEDASTVQDNDNKYQENVAVQQQNAKNLKEKENLAHKLCDNITEELNKINSVPSQCTLASEISKARQHIKNSLERMDGIAALAASPGAELLDRLSSVEKENEKLRSIIDGLNNLVIDLHERVRSLESGSGKPAAAGKPAAAPKTAAPAKKVEAEDDDDDVDLFGSEDEDEDKAAAELREKRLAEYAAKKSKKPALIAKSNVILDIKPWDDETDMKVMEQEVRKINADGLLLGAAKLVPLAYGIHKLQMSCVIEDDKISVDWLQEEIEKIEDYVQSVDIAAFNKI
- the LOC125765317 gene encoding probable elongation factor 1-delta isoform X2, with the protein product MAAAAMAHEKLWQEKSTMNAAEKTYYEYMAKINSVPSQCTLASEISKARQHIKNSLERMDGIAALAASPGAELLDRLSSVEKENEKLRSIIDGLNNLVIDLHERVRSLESGSGKPAAAGKPAAAPKTAAPAKKVEAEDDDDDVDLFGSEDEDEDKAAAELREKRLAEYAAKKSKKPALIAKSNVILDIKPWDDETDMKVMEQEVRKINADGLLLGAAKLVPLAYGIHKLQMSCVIEDDKISVDWLQEEIEKIEDYVQSVDIAAFNKI
- the LOC125765337 gene encoding beta-lactamase-like protein 2 homolog, whose protein sequence is MATIPAVTRISSRLIRILGCNPSPMTLQGTNTYLIGSGRRRILLDTGDANVKEYIGHLRKVLIDERVLINDIIISHWHHDHVGGVDDILEVIDNKDTCNVWKFPRTDAPEPEVRNATLKELKDGQIFATEGATLKVIYTPGHTTDHVVLVLQEDNALFSADCILGEGTTVFEDLYLYMKSLETILNAKPTVIYPGHGNIIDDPTERVTEYIHHRNHREKQIFAVFEENPNNQYNEMDIVRTVYKETPEQLWAAAAYNVNHHLKKLTVEGKLLECVNSEGGNSWKYVQPASL
- the LOC125765303 gene encoding girdin isoform X1 produces the protein MSDLDDMSNFDAWLEKDFLSKINRLETEVEDLKDKKSNLDKDLKKKTIECDILRAKVGKLEQVPSNNAASNEKIENLEKELKRKTMELDILRSKLSQAETNPQVSQDLTERVKQLEKELKKRIIENGILRGKLTEVESEPQTPEAQEKIDELVRGLQRTESVVLREKVKELEGDSEASERNGELERELKKKNIESDILRSKLKQFENTPSNAQEANERMRDLEKQVRKYQIEADILRAKVSQLESDAATREDEESTERIEELEKGLKKSTTEGNMLRAKMQMFEKESTATQDSNSEQIEELRKGLKKSTTESQILRSKLTELESKQVHSGASSYKIETLEQELKKKNIENDILRSKVEQLERVPLADSPANDKIEELQKEIRNLKIQNDILKSKLNQAEDEPTTTQESTDRISELENELKKRTIESDILRAKVTQLECELSPTKNSNERIEDLESELKKKMLENDILKSKVSQLEGELIAHSGSSKADPNEIKKLKEKHEEVMNKAKELLFERTKTVKTQDMQIKALQNQIENIKEVVAVTKDMLNIRNMEHEQLQTRFENIDSKMKAERERQTLLEKKLAVSQKMYNDLRDEYTTQLELFKDSSSSNCRKSRKPTPKRSNSSRRKSNPSGMGPKIESSYRQDQQQLPTVTVEDHLRSELEGRSCCCTVQ
- the LOC125765303 gene encoding girdin isoform X2; this translates as MSDLDDMSNFDAWLEKDFLSKINRLETEVEDLKDKKSNLDKDLKKKTIECDILRAKVGKLEQVPSNNAASNEKIENLEKELKRKTMELDILRSKLSQAETNPQVSQDLTERVKQLEKELKKRIIENGILRGKLTEVESEPQTPEAQEKIDELVRGLQRTESVVLREKVKELEGDSEASERNGELERELKKKNIESDILRSKLKQFENTPSNAQEANERMRDLEKQVRKYQIEADILRAKVSQLESDAATREDEESTERIEELEKGLKKSTTEGNMLRAKMQMFEKESTATQDSNSEQIEELRKGLKKSTTESQILRSKLTELESKQVHSGASSYKIETLEQELKKKNIENDILRSKVEQLERVPLADSPANDKIEELQKEIRNLKIQNDILKSKLNQAEDEPTTTQESTDRISELENELKKRTIESDILRAKVTQLECELSPTKNSNERIEDLESELKKKMLENDILKSKVSQLEGELIAHSGSSKADPNEIKKLKEKHEEVMNKAKELLFERTKTVKTQDMQIKALQNQIENIKEVVAVTKDMLNIRNMEHEQLQTRFENIDSKMKAERERQTLLEKKLAVSQKMYNDLRDEYTTQLELFKEIQKTYAEKIELIKEEIESVRNGAKN